A region of Gemmatimonadota bacterium DNA encodes the following proteins:
- a CDS encoding acetyl-CoA hydrolase/transferase family protein yields the protein MNSGWEARAVSADEVVRQLSSHSNVFLHGASATPTALVQAMTARGDLAGVKLWHLHLAGPLPFLAPQYAEQFRSVSLFTGAACREPVAAGRADFVPIFLSDIPSLFTSGDVRLDVAMVQLSPPDAHGFCTLGPSVDTARAAVDSARIVIAEINRQMPRTHGNALVPLSRLSAFTITDRPLHEHAPDMENPVTAQIGELIADLVGDGATLQMGIGAIPDAVLARLFGKHDLGVHTEMFSDRLVDLVEAGVITNRFKPTQTGRISTSFVTGTRRLFDFINDNPLVHFHGCDWTNDTQLICKMPGMTAINSAIQVDLTGQVNADSMGHRIYSGIGGQMDFIRGAARAPKGKAIIALPATAAGGTVSRIAAELSPGAGVVTTRGHVHWVVTEFGAVNLHGKTLRERGELLISIAHPDFRGELLAAHRSRVAG from the coding sequence GTGAATTCAGGGTGGGAAGCACGCGCCGTCTCGGCGGACGAAGTGGTCCGGCAACTGTCCAGTCATAGCAACGTCTTCCTGCACGGCGCCTCGGCGACGCCGACGGCGCTGGTGCAGGCGATGACGGCGCGTGGTGACCTTGCTGGCGTGAAGCTGTGGCACCTGCATCTCGCGGGGCCGCTGCCGTTCCTCGCGCCGCAGTACGCCGAGCAGTTCCGTTCGGTGTCGCTCTTCACTGGCGCGGCGTGTCGCGAGCCGGTGGCCGCCGGGCGCGCCGACTTCGTGCCGATCTTCCTTTCCGATATTCCGTCGCTCTTCACCAGCGGTGACGTGCGGCTTGATGTGGCGATGGTGCAGCTCTCACCGCCCGATGCGCACGGCTTCTGTACGTTGGGGCCGTCGGTCGACACCGCGCGTGCCGCGGTCGATTCGGCGCGGATCGTGATCGCCGAGATCAATCGGCAGATGCCGCGGACGCACGGCAACGCGCTGGTGCCGCTGTCGCGCCTGAGTGCATTCACGATCACCGATCGGCCGCTGCACGAGCACGCTCCCGACATGGAGAATCCGGTCACGGCGCAGATCGGCGAATTGATCGCCGACCTCGTCGGTGATGGCGCCACACTGCAGATGGGGATCGGCGCGATCCCCGACGCGGTGCTCGCACGGCTCTTCGGCAAGCACGATCTCGGCGTGCACACGGAGATGTTCTCCGATCGGCTGGTCGACCTGGTCGAGGCCGGCGTGATCACCAATCGCTTCAAGCCGACGCAGACCGGCCGGATCTCGACCTCGTTCGTCACCGGCACGCGCCGGCTCTTCGATTTCATCAACGACAATCCGCTGGTCCACTTCCACGGCTGCGACTGGACCAACGACACCCAGTTGATCTGCAAGATGCCGGGGATGACCGCCATCAACTCGGCGATCCAGGTCGACCTGACCGGTCAGGTGAACGCCGACTCGATGGGGCACCGGATCTACTCGGGGATCGGCGGGCAGATGGACTTCATCCGGGGGGCGGCCCGGGCGCCGAAGGGCAAGGCGATCATCGCCCTGCCAGCGACGGCAGCCGGCGGGACGGTCTCGCGGATTGCGGCCGAGCTGAGCCCGGGGGCCGGGGTGGTCACGACCCGGGGGCACGTCCACTGGGTCGTGACCGAGTTCGGGGCCGTGAACCTCCACGGCAAGACCCTCCGGGAGCGGGGGGAGCTGCTGATTTCCATTGCCCACCCAGATTTCCGGGGGGAGTTGCTGGCGGCGCACCGGAGTAGGGTGGCGGGGTAG
- a CDS encoding Lrp/AsnC ligand binding domain-containing protein — protein sequence MVTAVILFTVAREHIKEVAEQLAAMPEVSDVFSVAGKFDLVAIVRVQANEDLADLVTDRMVRLSGIKETETLIAFRAYSRKDIEAGFSLGAGD from the coding sequence GTGGTCACTGCCGTCATTCTCTTCACTGTTGCCCGGGAACACATCAAGGAGGTCGCCGAGCAACTCGCGGCGATGCCTGAAGTGAGTGATGTCTTTTCCGTCGCGGGGAAGTTCGACCTCGTCGCGATCGTCCGCGTGCAGGCGAACGAGGACCTCGCCGACCTGGTCACCGACCGGATGGTGCGGCTCAGCGGGATCAAGGAGACCGAGACGCTGATCGCGTTCCGCGCCTATTCGCGCAAGGACATTGAAGCCGGATTCTCGTTGGGAGCCGGAGATTGA
- a CDS encoding DinB family protein has product MIDAIRRCLRRDLDSLAAELAAYPDDAAVWALPAGAPNSAGTLTLHLAGNLRHFIGATLGDTGYVRDREREFSTRDVPREELFTLITTTRTEVDATLAALDPAFVDVPYPLPLPFSDPTQGQVIPTGRFLVHLATHLAYHLGQVDFHRRLSSGNGASVGALGLTALF; this is encoded by the coding sequence ATGATCGATGCCATTCGGCGCTGCCTGCGCCGCGATCTCGACAGCTTGGCGGCCGAACTCGCCGCCTATCCCGATGATGCCGCCGTGTGGGCGCTCCCGGCCGGCGCACCGAACAGCGCCGGCACGCTCACGCTGCATCTCGCGGGCAACCTCCGCCACTTCATCGGCGCCACGTTGGGTGACACCGGCTACGTCCGCGATCGGGAGCGCGAGTTCTCCACCCGCGATGTCCCTCGCGAAGAGTTGTTCACGCTGATCACCACGACGCGGACCGAAGTCGATGCGACCCTCGCTGCGCTCGATCCCGCCTTTGTCGACGTGCCGTATCCGCTGCCGCTCCCCTTTTCCGATCCGACGCAGGGGCAGGTGATCCCCACCGGCCGCTTCCTGGTGCATCTCGCCACCCACCTCGCCTATCACCTCGGCCAGGTCGACTTCCATCGTCGCCTGAGCAGCGGAAACGGCGCGAGTGTCGGCGCCTTGGGGCTGACCGCACTCTTCTGA
- a CDS encoding DinB family protein has translation MHPDLTIVTNQLLAAQAEIHRLAASVDESTWVTRPAPTSWSMSECIGHLTLTTEAFLPAMRDQLQRPESRARRAPATMRRSFLAWMLCRALEPPARQKYPTTAAFVPDEAMSKAETLAEYDRSQEALLAMIRLGDGVDLTRVELVSPFDSRLHYSFFSALHIGAAHARRHIWQANKARERLGARVSA, from the coding sequence ATGCATCCAGATCTCACCATCGTCACCAACCAACTCCTCGCCGCGCAGGCGGAGATCCATCGTCTCGCTGCGTCGGTCGACGAGAGCACCTGGGTGACCCGACCCGCGCCGACCTCGTGGTCGATGAGCGAGTGCATCGGGCACCTGACGCTGACCACCGAAGCCTTCCTGCCCGCGATGCGCGACCAGTTGCAGCGACCGGAATCGCGTGCACGTCGTGCTCCCGCCACGATGCGGCGCTCGTTCCTCGCGTGGATGCTCTGTCGGGCGCTCGAGCCGCCCGCGCGCCAGAAGTATCCGACTACCGCGGCGTTCGTCCCCGACGAGGCGATGTCGAAGGCGGAGACGCTCGCCGAGTATGATCGCTCGCAGGAGGCGCTGCTGGCGATGATCCGGTTGGGCGACGGCGTCGACTTGACCCGCGTCGAGTTGGTGTCGCCGTTCGACTCGCGGTTGCACTACTCCTTCTTCTCCGCGCTGCACATCGGGGCGGCGCACGCGCGCCGTCACATCTGGCAAGCCAACAAGGCCCGCGAGCGGCTCGGCGCGAGGGTGTCCGCGTGA
- a CDS encoding carboxypeptidase regulatory-like domain-containing protein translates to MSSCRLFGVVRDPSGSPVRSALVVLLPTGVGTVTGVGGEFALHLPPRRFRLQVQAAGYKWEESEELHLSRGAVVRQEIVLTPRHPAANLRPWRERLGPRASLR, encoded by the coding sequence ATGTCGAGTTGCCGCCTCTTCGGTGTCGTCCGCGACCCGAGTGGCTCCCCCGTCCGCAGCGCCCTGGTGGTCCTCCTCCCCACCGGGGTGGGGACGGTCACGGGCGTGGGCGGGGAATTCGCATTGCACCTCCCTCCCAGGCGATTCCGGTTGCAGGTCCAGGCGGCCGGCTACAAGTGGGAAGAGAGCGAGGAGCTGCACCTCAGCCGCGGCGCCGTCGTGCGGCAGGAAATCGTCCTGACGCCCCGCCATCCCGCCGCCAATCTGCGCCCCTGGCGCGAACGACTCGGCCCCCGCGCCTCGCTGCGCTGA
- a CDS encoding ATP-dependent Clp protease proteolytic subunit: MADTETPETPETPEAAAAASAPIAQRLFDARTIIISGEITQKLAARVMAELLALSAASATEPITIYINSQGGHVEAGDTIHDMIRFVTPQVRIVGTGWVASAGALIFVSVPVGQRYCLPNTRFLLHQPAGGAGGTASDIAIEAREIVKMRERLNLIFARETGQPVSRIEDDTHRNFWLGAEEAKGYGLVGTIIAKATELP, encoded by the coding sequence ATGGCCGATACCGAGACCCCCGAGACCCCCGAGACGCCGGAAGCGGCGGCCGCCGCGAGCGCGCCGATCGCCCAGCGCCTCTTCGATGCCCGGACCATCATCATTTCGGGCGAGATCACGCAGAAGCTGGCCGCCCGCGTGATGGCCGAGCTGCTGGCGCTCTCCGCCGCCTCGGCCACCGAGCCGATCACGATCTATATCAATTCGCAGGGTGGCCACGTCGAGGCGGGCGACACCATCCACGACATGATCCGCTTCGTGACCCCGCAGGTCCGGATCGTCGGGACCGGCTGGGTGGCCAGCGCCGGCGCCCTGATCTTCGTCTCGGTCCCGGTGGGCCAGCGCTACTGCCTCCCCAACACCCGCTTCCTGCTGCACCAGCCGGCCGGCGGCGCGGGCGGCACCGCCTCGGACATCGCCATCGAGGCGCGCGAGATCGTCAAGATGCGGGAGCGCCTGAACCTGATCTTCGCCCGCGAGACCGGGCAGCCGGTCTCCCGGATCGAGGACGACACCCACCGCAACTTCTGGCTCGGCGCCGAGGAAGCGAAGGGGTACGGCCTGGTGGGCACCATCATCGCCAAGGCGACGGAACTGCCCTAA
- a CDS encoding YiiD C-terminal domain-containing protein → MSTNALDALRLVWQEELPITGALGIAVVSAPPGALVLQMPLAPNRNHKGTAFAGSLSALTTLAGWSLLWLALREAGDHAHVVIQDSTMRYLRPVHSDALATAEAPDAAAMDHFWAGLRRHGRGRVTVEVVVRDAHGVEVAAFTGRYVVHRAV, encoded by the coding sequence GTGAGCACTAACGCCCTCGACGCGCTCCGGCTGGTCTGGCAGGAAGAATTGCCGATCACCGGGGCGCTCGGGATTGCGGTCGTCTCGGCGCCGCCGGGTGCCCTGGTGCTGCAGATGCCGCTGGCCCCCAATCGCAACCACAAGGGAACCGCATTCGCCGGTTCCCTTTCGGCGTTGACGACGCTGGCGGGCTGGAGTCTGCTCTGGCTGGCGCTCCGCGAGGCGGGCGACCATGCCCACGTGGTGATCCAGGATTCGACCATGCGCTACCTGCGGCCGGTGCATAGCGACGCCTTGGCCACCGCCGAGGCACCGGACGCGGCGGCGATGGACCATTTCTGGGCGGGACTGCGTCGGCATGGCCGGGGGCGGGTGACGGTCGAGGTCGTGGTGCGGGACGCCCACGGGGTGGAAGTCGCGGCGTTCACGGGGCGGTACGTGGTGCATCGGGCAGTGTAG
- the upp gene encoding uracil phosphoribosyltransferase, with translation MSAQTPRGLTVLDHPLIRHKMALLRAATTTSRDFKQLVGEIAALMTYEVTRDLPTAPVEVVTPLETMTGETLAAKVALVPILRAGLGMVEAVVQLIPNARVGHIGLFRDHDTLKPVSYYFKVPTPVEEHRFFLLDPMLATGGSAVEAATELKRAGAKEIALICLVAVPEGVATFTAAHPDVPVYAAALDRQLNADGYILPGLGDAGDRLFGTR, from the coding sequence ATGTCCGCCCAGACGCCCCGTGGCCTCACGGTCCTCGATCACCCGCTGATTCGCCACAAGATGGCGCTACTCCGGGCGGCCACCACCACGTCCCGCGACTTCAAGCAGCTGGTCGGCGAGATCGCCGCGTTGATGACGTATGAAGTCACTCGCGACTTGCCGACGGCGCCGGTCGAGGTGGTCACGCCGCTCGAGACGATGACCGGCGAGACGCTCGCCGCGAAGGTGGCGCTGGTGCCGATCCTCCGCGCCGGGCTCGGCATGGTCGAGGCCGTGGTGCAGTTGATCCCCAACGCGCGTGTGGGCCATATCGGCCTCTTTCGCGATCATGACACGCTCAAGCCGGTTTCCTATTACTTCAAGGTGCCGACCCCGGTGGAGGAGCACAGATTTTTCCTCCTCGATCCGATGCTGGCCACGGGTGGATCGGCGGTCGAGGCGGCCACCGAGCTCAAGCGGGCCGGCGCGAAGGAAATTGCGCTGATCTGCCTGGTCGCGGTCCCTGAAGGGGTGGCCACCTTCACGGCTGCCCACCCGGATGTTCCGGTGTACGCTGCTGCCCTTGATCGGCAACTCAACGCCGATGGCTACATCCTCCCTGGTCTCGGCGATGCCGGCGACCGCCTCTTCGGGACCCGATGA
- a CDS encoding MBL fold metallo-hydrolase has product MSAPRTLTFFGGAATSTGSMILLEAAGARILLDAGLFQGNVATADALNRELPLDPRKVDAILLSQAGLAYSGRTPQLVRHGFDGPIYGTPATRDTAAILLAEAAMELAANHGEPLYGLKDVIATQQRFVGQPTHRPLHLRRNLVFEMFDAGHILGSTSIELRTGEGGSHRIIYSGCIGRSGSALLPDPEVMPGEVDTLILGSPFAHASHGMFADAQQQLATIIRDTTARGGQVIIPASSLGPVQELIRTVQALWRRGQLPEVPIWIDSATDVCLPTMMRLHPESLGIGERAYAEVGGPFDHALLHYVRNDADRMQLDGHSGPAIIIAPGESGDTGRAAHHLRRCLGDERHTVIFLAPNEEESVGRLLQEGASEVTILGESVQRRAGIETLTAYSGHADGEEMRTWLRALGGPIKRAFVVHGDDLAVAIMVTILREEGVRDVIVPRQGESFPF; this is encoded by the coding sequence ATGAGCGCTCCTCGGACGTTGACCTTCTTCGGTGGCGCCGCGACGTCGACCGGCTCGATGATTCTCCTCGAGGCGGCGGGCGCGCGCATCCTGCTCGACGCCGGCCTCTTCCAGGGGAACGTCGCCACCGCCGACGCCCTGAATCGCGAGCTGCCCCTCGACCCGCGCAAGGTCGATGCGATTCTCCTCTCGCAGGCCGGACTCGCCTACTCGGGCCGCACGCCGCAACTGGTGCGACACGGCTTCGACGGCCCGATCTACGGGACGCCGGCGACGCGCGACACCGCCGCGATTCTCCTCGCCGAGGCGGCGATGGAACTCGCGGCGAATCATGGCGAGCCGCTCTACGGCCTCAAGGATGTCATCGCGACGCAACAGCGATTCGTCGGCCAGCCGACGCACCGCCCGCTCCACCTTCGGCGCAACCTGGTCTTCGAGATGTTCGACGCCGGCCACATCCTCGGTTCGACCTCGATCGAGTTGCGCACCGGCGAGGGCGGCTCGCACCGCATCATCTACAGCGGCTGCATCGGCCGCTCCGGGTCGGCGCTGCTCCCCGATCCGGAAGTGATGCCGGGCGAAGTCGACACGCTGATTCTCGGCTCGCCGTTCGCGCACGCCTCGCACGGGATGTTCGCCGATGCGCAGCAACAGTTGGCGACGATCATTCGCGACACCACCGCGCGCGGCGGTCAGGTGATCATCCCGGCGTCGTCGCTCGGTCCGGTGCAGGAGCTGATCCGCACCGTGCAGGCGCTGTGGCGCCGGGGCCAGCTCCCCGAGGTGCCGATCTGGATCGACTCCGCGACCGACGTCTGCCTCCCCACGATGATGCGGTTACATCCGGAGTCCCTCGGCATCGGCGAGCGCGCGTATGCCGAAGTCGGCGGGCCGTTCGATCACGCCCTGCTCCACTACGTGCGCAACGACGCCGACCGGATGCAGCTCGATGGTCACAGCGGTCCGGCGATCATCATCGCGCCGGGCGAGAGCGGCGACACCGGCCGTGCCGCCCACCACCTCCGTCGCTGCCTCGGTGATGAGCGCCACACGGTGATCTTCCTCGCGCCCAACGAGGAAGAGTCCGTCGGTCGCCTGCTGCAGGAGGGGGCCAGCGAGGTCACCATCCTCGGCGAGTCGGTCCAGCGCCGGGCCGGCATCGAGACGCTCACTGCCTACTCGGGGCATGCCGACGGCGAGGAGATGCGCACTTGGCTCCGCGCCCTCGGTGGCCCCATCAAGCGCGCCTTCGTCGTGCACGGCGATGACCTGGCCGTGGCCATCATGGTCACCATTCTCCGGGAGGAGGGCGTACGCGACGTCATCGTCCCGCGGCAGGGGGAATCGTTCCCCTTCTGA
- a CDS encoding YdcF family protein: MYVLSFFAVLVVSRQDQRYQADAIVVLGAAQYNGRPSPVLQARLDHAAVLFRAGYAELIVVTGGIVEGDRMSEATAGQRYLVSVGIPATSIAVAPEGRTTAGSMTAVADYLNGEGLNRAILVSDPFHLARLRIEARRLGLEAWTSPTATSPISRRFGTELQYLLAEAGKLPILVLQGFFR, from the coding sequence GTGTACGTCCTCTCCTTCTTCGCGGTCCTGGTCGTCTCCCGCCAGGACCAGCGCTATCAGGCCGATGCGATCGTCGTCCTCGGCGCGGCCCAGTACAACGGCCGCCCCTCCCCCGTCCTGCAGGCACGCCTCGACCACGCCGCCGTCCTCTTCCGTGCAGGGTACGCCGAGTTGATCGTCGTTACCGGTGGCATTGTCGAGGGCGACCGGATGAGCGAGGCGACCGCCGGCCAGCGCTACCTCGTCAGCGTCGGGATTCCGGCGACGTCGATCGCGGTGGCCCCGGAGGGACGCACCACGGCGGGGTCGATGACGGCCGTCGCCGACTATCTCAATGGCGAGGGGCTCAACCGGGCGATCCTCGTCTCCGATCCGTTCCACCTGGCGCGGTTGCGGATCGAGGCGCGTCGCCTCGGCCTCGAGGCCTGGACGTCGCCGACGGCGACCTCCCCGATCTCTCGACGATTCGGCACGGAGCTGCAATACCTCCTCGCCGAAGCAGGCAAGCTGCCGATTCTCGTGTTGCAGGGGTTCTTCCGATGA
- a CDS encoding MBL fold metallo-hydrolase, with protein sequence MTDISLTFWGAAGQVTGSCHHLEWRGHRVALDAGLFQGRREESHRLNAETPFDPRQLDAVILSHAHIDHSGRLPLLVARQFDKPIYATPATRDLCAIMLPDSAHIQESDFRYLQRKGRAGPGSEPLYTMADAYHVQELMEAHPYGRPFKVADDLTVTFRDAGHILGAANMEIVIDGAGGAPHRLVFSGDIGRWGQPIIRDPDGPKGPIDTLIIESTYSLKQHDTTEDAMARLADVVSRVAARGGKILVPSFAVGRTQELVYALHELANAARIPQIPIYIDSPLAVEATAVFRLHPEVFDQNEGFIKTGTPIFDNHLVHYVRDIEESKKLNALQGPAIIISASGMAEAGRILHHLANHAGDPKNAILFVGFQAEHTLGRRISEGRNPVKILGVETTIGAEVVKIDGYSAHAGSDELRRWVRNLGGPIQRAFCVHGEPESLAGMKKLLEEEGVREVMIPSHGEKFTL encoded by the coding sequence ATGACGGATATCTCGCTGACCTTCTGGGGCGCTGCCGGCCAAGTCACCGGTTCCTGCCACCACCTCGAATGGCGTGGCCACCGTGTGGCGCTCGACGCTGGCCTCTTCCAGGGGCGCCGCGAGGAATCGCATCGGCTCAACGCCGAGACGCCCTTCGATCCGCGCCAGCTGGATGCGGTGATTCTCTCGCACGCGCATATCGATCACAGCGGGCGGTTGCCGCTGCTGGTGGCGCGCCAATTCGACAAGCCGATCTACGCGACGCCCGCCACGCGGGATCTCTGCGCCATCATGCTCCCCGACTCGGCCCACATCCAGGAGAGCGACTTCCGCTACCTGCAGCGGAAGGGGCGCGCGGGCCCGGGCTCCGAGCCGCTGTACACCATGGCCGACGCCTACCATGTGCAGGAGTTGATGGAGGCGCATCCGTACGGCCGACCGTTCAAGGTCGCTGATGACCTCACCGTGACCTTCCGCGATGCCGGCCACATCCTCGGCGCCGCCAACATGGAGATTGTCATCGACGGCGCCGGCGGGGCACCGCATCGGTTGGTCTTCTCGGGCGACATCGGCCGCTGGGGTCAGCCGATCATTCGCGATCCGGACGGTCCGAAGGGCCCGATCGACACGCTGATCATCGAAAGCACCTATTCGCTCAAGCAGCACGACACCACCGAGGATGCGATGGCGCGCCTCGCCGACGTGGTCAGCCGGGTCGCGGCGCGGGGCGGCAAGATCCTGGTGCCATCGTTCGCGGTGGGACGCACGCAGGAGCTGGTGTACGCGCTGCACGAGCTCGCGAACGCCGCGCGGATCCCGCAGATCCCGATCTACATCGATTCGCCGCTCGCCGTCGAAGCCACCGCCGTCTTCCGGTTGCACCCCGAGGTCTTCGACCAGAACGAGGGCTTCATCAAGACGGGGACGCCGATCTTCGACAATCACCTCGTGCATTACGTCCGCGACATCGAGGAGTCGAAGAAGCTCAATGCGCTGCAGGGGCCGGCGATCATCATCTCGGCGAGTGGCATGGCCGAGGCGGGGCGGATCCTGCACCACCTGGCGAACCATGCCGGCGACCCGAAGAACGCCATCCTCTTCGTCGGCTTCCAGGCGGAGCACACGCTGGGGCGGCGGATCAGCGAGGGGCGCAACCCCGTGAAGATTCTCGGCGTCGAAACCACCATCGGCGCCGAGGTGGTCAAGATCGACGGCTACTCCGCGCACGCCGGCAGCGATGAGTTGCGCCGCTGGGTGCGCAACCTCGGTGGCCCGATCCAACGCGCCTTCTGCGTCCACGGCGAACCGGAATCCCTCGCCGGGATGAAGAAACTCCTCGAAGAGGAAGGCGTACGAGAAGTGATGATTCCGAGTCATGGGGAAAAGTTCACGCTGTAA